CGGGGAACAGATCCGCGAATATGTCGAAAGATCCTACAATCTGCCAGTAATCTATATTTGGCAAAATGAACAGAAGGGACTCGGACACGCTATCTCCCTAGCGAAAGCACGCGACAACGGAGAACCCGTTCTGATTCTGCTTGGTGATAAGATTTTTGAATGCGGCTACGAAAAGATTCTCCAGAATCCTTACACAGTTATCGGCGTTAAGACAGGCGAGAACCCGCAAGGAGTCGGTATCGTTGAAACGGATGGCGAGTTTATTACGCGCCTGATTGAAAAGCCTGCCCCCCCTTATTCCCCCCGCATGCAGGGGGATAAAGGGGGGTTCCTTGTTATTGAAGGTGTGTACTACCTCCACAATAGCGAACTACTGTTCCACTGTTTAGATGAAATTATCGAAAGAGACATCCGCAGCCACAACGAATATCAGTTGACAGATGGGTTACAGTTGATGGTAGAATATGGTGAGCAGATGAAGGTTGAGTTCATCGACTCATTGCATTGCGGTACACCAGATCAACTGTTGGACGCCAATCGGTCTATTTTAGAAAAACGGGCACCGCAAGTTTATCGTTTTCCCAACAGTATGATTATCCCACCCGTCTTTATCGGAGAAAACGCTGTCATTGAGGGTGCTATTATCGGTCCCTATGCTTCGATCGGTAGCGGAACGCAGGTCGTTAATGCAATCATTAAAGATACGATTATCCACCCGAATGCGGAGCTACAAGATGTGCTGGTCAACCGATCGCTCATTGGTCCCGATGCAAGGATATATGGGAGTTTCCGTCAGTTCAACATTGGCAGTTCAGCGCGGATTGATCTCTAAAAACAATTGTAGGTCGAGATTCACATCTTGACAGCTTCCGATGCCATGATCACAGGTTAGGAAATCTGTGACTACGAAAGCAAAAAGGAGAAAGTTTTTGAATCCCGTAACGTTTCAAGGCGTTTTGGCTGCACGCCGTACCGTCTATCAGTACCTGAAACCGACACCGTTAATCCACTACCCAGAGCTGTCAGAGCTATTTGGCTTCAGGGCTTACATTAAGCACGAAAACCATCAACCGACGGGGAGCTTTAAGGTTCGGGGCGGTTTGAATTTTATGAGCCAACTTCCGGCAGATCAGCGGGAGCGCGGTGTGATAACCGCAACGCGGGGGAATCATGGCGGATCGATTGCGTTTGCAGCGAAACAGTTAGGTGTTCATGCCACGATAGTTGTCCCACACGGCAACAATCCGGAGAAGAACAGCGCGATGCGTGCCTTCGGCGCGGAGTTAATCGAACACGGCGTCGATTTTGATGAATCACGAGAATTGTGCGAAAAGTTACAGACGGAACGTGGACTCCGCTATGTCCATCCCGCCAACGAGTCACCCCTCCTCCACGGCGTTGGAACCTATTCCCTTGAGATTTTTGAAGAACTGCCGGAGGTAGATACAATCATCGTGCCCATCGGGGCGGGGAGCGGCGCGTGTGGGGCGATTACAGTAGTGCAAGCGATTAATCCAAACGTAAAGGTGATCGGTGTGCAAGCGGAAAACGCGCCGTCGGTCTACCGCTCATGGAAAGCAGGACGGAAGATTGAAACGGCCTCAGCGAATACGGTCGCTGACGGCTTGGCGACCCGCGTGCCATTCGATCTGCCATTTTCGATTCTTAGAGATGGGATCAGCCAGATGCTGCTGGTAAGTGAAGAGGAGATTCGGGAGGCGATTCGGATGGCGTTACGGTATACACATAATCTCATAGAGGGTGCTGCTGCGGCACCGATTGCCGCCGCCGGCAAGCTGAAGGCAGAGCTCGCAGACGAAAACGTCGTGATGATTATGAGCGGTGCGAACTTAGATACCGAAACCCTAAAATGGGTATTGGGTGAGGAATAAACCGATGAATCCGTTAAGTTCACTAGTTCATTGGTTCATTAGTTCATTTTTCACGCATCGGAACTTTGTTTGATGGAGATAGCCAACTTTTCTACTTCTTCAAATTTTGGGCGATACAGGAAGAGACCAACAAGCGCCATCGCAAGGAATATCAGGAATGGGGTCAATTTGCCATCCATGA
This portion of the Candidatus Poribacteria bacterium genome encodes:
- a CDS encoding threonine dehydratase, with the protein product MNPVTFQGVLAARRTVYQYLKPTPLIHYPELSELFGFRAYIKHENHQPTGSFKVRGGLNFMSQLPADQRERGVITATRGNHGGSIAFAAKQLGVHATIVVPHGNNPEKNSAMRAFGAELIEHGVDFDESRELCEKLQTERGLRYVHPANESPLLHGVGTYSLEIFEELPEVDTIIVPIGAGSGACGAITVVQAINPNVKVIGVQAENAPSVYRSWKAGRKIETASANTVADGLATRVPFDLPFSILRDGISQMLLVSEEEIREAIRMALRYTHNLIEGAAAAPIAAAGKLKAELADENVVMIMSGANLDTETLKWVLGEE
- a CDS encoding NTP transferase domain-containing protein, which produces KAVRSSKKGILMKVIIPTAGSGIRLRPHTFTSPKTLLHVVGRPILDYLLEPLLELPDLSELIFIVGDNGEQIREYVERSYNLPVIYIWQNEQKGLGHAISLAKARDNGEPVLILLGDKIFECGYEKILQNPYTVIGVKTGENPQGVGIVETDGEFITRLIEKPAPPYSPRMQGDKGGFLVIEGVYYLHNSELLFHCLDEIIERDIRSHNEYQLTDGLQLMVEYGEQMKVEFIDSLHCGTPDQLLDANRSILEKRAPQVYRFPNSMIIPPVFIGENAVIEGAIIGPYASIGSGTQVVNAIIKDTIIHPNAELQDVLVNRSLIGPDARIYGSFRQFNIGSSARIDL